A genomic window from Paenibacillus sp. FSL K6-0276 includes:
- the tyrP gene encoding tyrosine-tyramine antiporter gives MASSKKLTLFGLIGITMAFFGTVRSVPSLAVTGWTQIFYMLVAAILFALPIALMSAELSTGFQEDGGPQVWVKKAMGEKWGFVTSWLLWVQMFFGMVMVASTVGILLGYVINKPDLSSNNIFIFVIILISYWGVTLLNLKFDMVKIAGNWGAVIGVYIPFGFLIILGLIYMMKHGIQPDNYLGHFKASDLVPNFKDLGSVAYLSAIIFIFAGVEISSVHANNIENPKRNYPIAVISSVIALVILNLIAGLTVSNAVPQGKMELANITQPFVIFCNDLGVPAIFVNIVSAMILIGVLVQLSAWVLGPSKSMIKVADEGNLPKLFQKRTKKDIPITFVMIQAIVISLVSFLYVVVPDVNSAFLIITITTTILYCIVYLLIAISAIRLRYKMPELNRPFRLGNKGNGLMWFVSLLSILSVIITIIVSIIPPSILKPSQYTGYMIYQVAATLVMIAVALIIYKLKKPEWKKNDLAD, from the coding sequence ATGGCCAGTTCAAAAAAATTAACCCTTTTCGGATTGATTGGTATTACGATGGCGTTCTTTGGTACGGTACGTAGCGTACCATCGCTTGCTGTTACAGGTTGGACTCAAATCTTCTATATGCTTGTTGCAGCAATATTATTTGCACTTCCTATTGCATTGATGTCAGCTGAACTTTCAACAGGGTTTCAAGAAGATGGTGGACCTCAAGTTTGGGTGAAAAAAGCAATGGGAGAAAAATGGGGATTTGTTACCTCGTGGTTATTATGGGTTCAAATGTTCTTCGGAATGGTAATGGTTGCTTCCACAGTAGGTATTTTACTCGGATATGTCATTAACAAACCAGATCTTTCTTCCAATAATATCTTTATATTTGTGATTATTCTAATCTCCTATTGGGGAGTAACCTTATTAAATCTCAAATTTGATATGGTTAAAATCGCCGGTAATTGGGGAGCAGTGATTGGTGTTTATATTCCATTTGGTTTCCTAATCATATTAGGTCTTATCTATATGATGAAACACGGGATTCAACCAGATAACTATTTAGGCCATTTTAAAGCAAGCGATTTAGTTCCGAATTTCAAAGATTTAGGTAGTGTTGCTTATTTATCAGCAATTATCTTTATTTTCGCAGGGGTTGAAATTTCATCCGTACATGCGAACAATATTGAGAATCCAAAGCGCAACTATCCAATTGCTGTAATTTCTTCGGTTATTGCACTTGTAATTCTTAACCTTATTGCTGGGTTGACCGTATCTAATGCTGTTCCACAAGGGAAAATGGAACTTGCTAATATTACACAACCCTTTGTTATTTTCTGCAACGATTTAGGAGTTCCAGCTATATTTGTTAATATCGTCTCAGCTATGATCTTGATTGGTGTATTAGTGCAGTTAAGTGCATGGGTTCTTGGACCGAGCAAGTCAATGATTAAAGTTGCTGATGAAGGAAATTTGCCTAAGTTATTCCAAAAGAGAACAAAAAAGGATATTCCAATCACTTTTGTTATGATCCAAGCGATTGTTATTTCATTAGTTTCATTTCTTTACGTAGTTGTTCCAGATGTTAATAGTGCATTCTTAATTATTACCATCACAACAACTATTTTATACTGTATTGTTTATTTGTTAATTGCGATCTCAGCTATTCGTTTACGCTACAAAATGCCTGAACTGAATAGACCTTTTAGATTGGGTAACAAAGGGAATGGATTAATGTGGTTTGTCTCACTTCTTTCTATATTAAGTGTTATTATCACGATTATTGTGAGTATCATTCCACCATCTATTCTTAAACCAAGCCAATACACAGGATATATGATCTATCAAGTCGCAGCTACACTTGTAATGATTGCGGTCGCTCTTATTATTTACAAGCTTAAAAAGCCGGAATGGAAAAAAAATGATTTAGCTGATTAG
- the tyrS gene encoding tyrosine--tRNA ligase, translated as MNIIDELEWRDAINQQTDAEGLRELVSEKKIALYCGVDPTGDSMHIGHLIPFMMMKRFQLFGHHPVILIGGATGTIGDPSGRQTERQLQTLEQVQDNVNALTVQMKKLFETDSDNKLAMVNNFDWTHKINIIDFLRDYGKNFSVNAMLAKDIVASRLDSGISFTEFSYQILQSMDFHHLFKEEDVQLQIGGADQWGNITSGLDLIRKKEGPNAKAFGLTIPLMLKADGTKFGKTAGGAIWLDPKKTTPFEFFQFWVNTDDRDVIRYLKFFTFLTKDVIGELENKVKTEPGKREAQRVLAGEMTRFVHSEEALVQAIKISEALFSGDIKSLTTDEIEQGFKEMPTFQATKETKNIVDWLVDVGIEPSKRQAREDIVNGAISMNGERLDDVNMDVTMDKTFDGRFIIIRKGKKSYSLVKLGE; from the coding sequence ATGAACATTATAGACGAGCTGGAATGGCGCGACGCGATTAACCAACAGACAGATGCAGAAGGATTACGCGAATTAGTTAGTGAGAAAAAGATCGCCTTATACTGCGGTGTAGATCCAACGGGTGACAGCATGCATATCGGACATTTAATTCCGTTCATGATGATGAAACGTTTTCAATTATTTGGACATCATCCGGTTATCTTAATTGGTGGAGCAACAGGTACAATCGGTGATCCAAGTGGACGTCAAACAGAACGTCAACTACAAACATTAGAACAAGTGCAAGATAATGTTAACGCGCTAACAGTACAAATGAAAAAGTTATTTGAAACAGACAGCGACAATAAACTGGCAATGGTAAACAATTTTGACTGGACTCATAAAATAAACATCATCGATTTCTTACGTGATTATGGCAAAAACTTTAGCGTCAATGCGATGCTGGCCAAAGATATTGTTGCAAGTCGTCTAGATAGTGGGATTTCATTTACCGAATTCTCATACCAAATTCTTCAGTCCATGGACTTCCATCATTTGTTTAAAGAAGAAGATGTTCAATTACAAATTGGTGGAGCCGATCAATGGGGTAACATTACAAGTGGCCTAGACTTGATTCGTAAAAAAGAAGGTCCAAATGCGAAGGCGTTCGGATTAACAATTCCATTAATGCTAAAAGCGGATGGTACAAAATTTGGTAAAACAGCAGGCGGGGCTATCTGGCTAGATCCTAAGAAAACAACACCGTTTGAATTCTTCCAATTCTGGGTGAATACAGATGATCGTGATGTTATTAGATACCTGAAATTCTTCACATTCTTAACTAAAGATGTGATTGGTGAATTAGAGAATAAAGTTAAAACAGAACCTGGTAAACGTGAAGCACAACGAGTACTTGCTGGAGAGATGACAAGATTCGTTCACAGTGAAGAAGCTTTAGTACAAGCAATTAAAATTTCGGAAGCCTTATTCAGTGGAGATATTAAATCATTAACAACAGATGAAATTGAGCAAGGATTTAAAGAAATGCCTACTTTTCAAGCTACAAAAGAAACTAAGAATATTGTGGATTGGTTAGTGGATGTAGGTATTGAACCTTCTAAGCGTCAGGCAAGGGAAGATATTGTAAATGGAGCTATTTCCATGAATGGTGAACGATTGGATGATGTAAACATGGATGTGACCATGGACAAAACATTTGATGGTCGGTTTATCATTATTCGTAAAGGTAAAAAGAGCTACAGCCTTGTGAAATTAGGGGAATAG
- a CDS encoding protein rep — MLVSWKRSLQLAYYNHYLITQVNKEKHVNWLIVELGLDNVTEENINKELDHILIGFNRLFKYKSITQASLGYFRMLDIVKSGDLYYPRIYVLLPMIKSYFQGRYYIKHDNWVSLWSKALNRENNLFVKMKVVSSKKDDHGIVLKMEQGLSILHDVENTKIPVNFNPQLESRRLIGYSKLLKDVMDQIESDQAFDLDMDRFDVKDSIANCAFENMLEWHPGFRFKENNPFSNLK, encoded by the coding sequence ATGCTGGTATCATGGAAGAGATCGCTACAATTAGCATATTATAATCATTACTTGATAACACAGGTTAATAAAGAGAAACATGTCAATTGGTTGATAGTCGAGCTTGGTTTAGATAATGTAACGGAAGAGAATATCAATAAAGAGTTAGATCATATATTAATTGGATTTAATCGTTTGTTTAAGTATAAGAGTATAACGCAAGCTTCACTTGGTTATTTTAGAATGTTAGATATCGTGAAATCAGGTGACCTATATTATCCTAGAATCTATGTCTTACTCCCAATGATCAAAAGTTATTTTCAAGGTAGATATTATATCAAGCATGATAACTGGGTCTCCTTGTGGAGTAAGGCATTGAATAGGGAAAATAACTTATTTGTGAAGATGAAAGTAGTTAGTTCTAAAAAGGATGATCATGGTATTGTTCTAAAAATGGAACAGGGTTTATCTATCCTTCATGATGTAGAAAATACTAAGATTCCTGTTAACTTTAACCCACAACTTGAATCACGAAGATTAATAGGATACAGCAAATTATTAAAAGATGTAATGGATCAAATAGAATCGGATCAAGCCTTTGATCTAGACATGGATCGATTCGATGTAAAAGATTCAATTGCCAATTGTGCATTTGAGAATATGTTAGAATGGCACCCAGGCTTTAGATTTAAAGAGAACAACCCCTTTTCCAATTTAAAATAA
- a CDS encoding DUF418 domain-containing protein, which translates to MARRLLILLLLGIIHVFIFWGTILPAYAIIGLFLIPFYHTTVSTLKKWLVGMTSIYIISLVSKIFLPSLGVISSILDIFSNDAMLIFIMFLAGFLTAKSGWLTHIQELSKAIRGIQMVSFLLFIGFSLWIWNASQNGNSNVDSVTGLGSLPTTLFYLTTLFLLLENKQMVKFLKPISRVGQMAFTNYVAQSIIGTAIISIIGLEVVSPKDILYIAVLIYIIQIIFSTIWFKFFSMGPLEKLWRLMTYGKKPGTKQ; encoded by the coding sequence ATGGCTAGACGTTTACTAATCCTTTTGCTGCTGGGAATCATTCATGTATTTATCTTTTGGGGAACCATTCTGCCCGCATACGCCATTATCGGATTGTTTCTGATCCCTTTTTATCACACAACGGTTTCTACACTTAAAAAGTGGCTTGTGGGTATGACATCCATTTACATCATTTCCTTAGTGTCAAAAATATTTTTACCCTCTCTAGGGGTTATATCATCTATCCTTGATATTTTTTCTAATGACGCTATGCTAATCTTTATTATGTTTTTAGCTGGTTTTTTAACTGCAAAGTCAGGTTGGCTGACACACATACAAGAATTGTCTAAAGCAATTAGAGGGATTCAAATGGTATCATTTCTTTTGTTCATTGGTTTTTCACTATGGATTTGGAACGCTTCTCAAAATGGGAACAGCAATGTAGATTCAGTTACGGGCTTAGGATCTCTCCCAACCACTTTGTTCTACTTAACAACATTATTTCTACTATTAGAAAATAAACAAATGGTGAAATTCCTGAAACCCATATCACGGGTGGGTCAAATGGCGTTTACAAATTATGTAGCACAAAGCATTATAGGGACGGCAATCATTTCAATTATAGGTCTCGAAGTTGTTTCACCAAAAGATATTCTCTACATCGCAGTTCTGATTTATATTATTCAAATCATTTTTAGCACAATCTGGTTCAAGTTTTTTTCCATGGGACCCTTAGAAAAGCTTTGGCGCTTGATGACTTATGGAAAAAAGCCTGGAACAAAACAATAA
- a CDS encoding M23 family metallopeptidase, which produces MKRIIQTFGYLGNTLLAAALLSWICVFFINGLPGVYAWLALKFIIPILGFVGVLLNILLILVFIIKKKSISKKWVHLVLCTVLASHFLLTMNIIQLAYPVRIINVHPSVTVKWPFSEQTVVGWGGDSTDNNLPHATWPSERWAYDLVMEPYNTGSTNLEDYGIWKQKVLSPVSGTVIAAFDDESDIVPGTEKFISMEGNHVYLRIDATGTYLLLNHLKQDSVTVAVGDHVKAGEVLGHVGNSGSTSEPHLHIHHQRQDPTQTLLPILAEGLPLYFEGTNAEVMPLKGTKVTPIRNES; this is translated from the coding sequence ATGAAAAGAATAATTCAAACATTCGGGTATTTAGGTAATACATTGTTAGCAGCAGCTTTACTGTCATGGATCTGCGTATTTTTTATTAACGGCTTACCCGGAGTTTATGCTTGGTTGGCACTTAAATTTATCATCCCAATTCTAGGTTTCGTAGGAGTATTACTCAATATCCTTTTAATTTTAGTTTTTATCATCAAGAAGAAAAGCATTTCTAAGAAATGGGTACATCTCGTTTTATGTACTGTATTAGCTTCACATTTCCTCCTGACCATGAATATTATACAGTTGGCATATCCTGTACGTATAATCAACGTCCACCCTTCAGTCACAGTTAAATGGCCATTTTCTGAGCAAACAGTTGTTGGCTGGGGTGGTGATTCCACCGACAATAATCTGCCTCATGCCACTTGGCCTTCGGAACGTTGGGCCTATGATTTAGTCATGGAACCCTATAATACAGGAAGTACTAATCTGGAAGATTACGGAATTTGGAAGCAAAAGGTCCTATCACCGGTATCTGGAACGGTTATTGCAGCTTTTGACGATGAATCTGATATTGTGCCAGGTACCGAAAAATTCATTTCTATGGAAGGAAATCACGTTTATCTTAGAATTGATGCAACGGGAACCTACTTATTACTTAATCACCTCAAACAAGATAGTGTTACCGTTGCAGTTGGAGATCACGTCAAGGCCGGAGAAGTGCTTGGACATGTAGGAAATAGTGGTTCCACATCGGAACCCCATCTGCATATTCATCATCAGCGCCAAGACCCAACCCAAACCCTCTTGCCTATTCTGGCCGAAGGTCTGCCGTTATACTTTGAAGGGACAAATGCAGAGGTTATGCCGTTAAAAGGAACAAAAGTCACGCCAATCCGCAATGAATCATGA
- a CDS encoding alkaline phosphatase: MRKKVIGRICSTVMVCSLLAAGNGTTYASGANNSDAPTNKSVKNVILFITDGMSLSDVNLARWYQGGQALAMDKYFSGLVRTYSTDSLTTDSAAGATAYATGHKVKSETVSILPDRITMPFVGAVKPEDVNKPLPTIMDAARMAGKSTGTVFTCELTDATPATFLSHAYTRDNAQSIAEQMVYSGVDVLLGGGSGYLVPGKEDINRKDGEDLTKILKSNGYEYVTDKAGLMNSKTNKIWGLFNPEALDADFDLNPQKQPSLAEMTKVAIEKLSQNENGFILMVEASQIDWYGHDNDPVGIMSETLAFDKAFKAAVDFAEKDGNTAVLSVSDHATGGLNMTNYDSTKDLVSVMKKAKHTSYYIEGSINENNFKKVLADNYGLSDLTKEEADQVRLGMKDNLSPVIGKILGDKIGVTFSTDDHTSEEVGLFAYHPANFKPTDFVNSGVIQNTDVNKYIQEVTGLNLAQLQDTLYVSSDKFKAKGATITLDKTDKTNPVVVVKKAGQVLKLPIDKNIAIQDGKTTKLNVLTVMIKDKVWISQDALDLIL, encoded by the coding sequence ATGCGCAAAAAGGTTATCGGGAGAATTTGCAGTACCGTTATGGTTTGTAGTCTGCTTGCAGCAGGCAACGGAACGACCTACGCCAGTGGCGCCAATAACTCTGATGCTCCTACCAACAAATCGGTCAAGAACGTGATCCTGTTTATTACGGATGGGATGAGCTTATCCGATGTGAACTTGGCCAGATGGTATCAGGGAGGGCAGGCGCTTGCGATGGATAAGTATTTCAGCGGGCTGGTGAGAACATATTCTACGGATTCACTGACCACAGATTCCGCTGCGGGAGCTACGGCTTATGCCACAGGACATAAGGTTAAGAGTGAGACCGTATCCATACTTCCAGACCGAATAACGATGCCGTTCGTGGGCGCAGTTAAGCCAGAGGACGTGAACAAACCTCTGCCTACCATTATGGATGCAGCGAGAATGGCAGGGAAAAGTACAGGAACGGTATTTACTTGTGAATTAACAGATGCGACGCCGGCTACATTTTTAAGTCATGCATACACGCGTGACAATGCGCAGTCTATTGCAGAACAGATGGTCTACAGTGGTGTAGATGTTCTACTTGGGGGTGGGTCCGGATATTTGGTACCCGGCAAAGAAGACATTAACCGCAAGGACGGAGAAGATTTAACCAAAATCCTGAAATCAAATGGGTATGAATACGTAACGGATAAAGCAGGTTTAATGAATTCTAAAACGAATAAAATCTGGGGTCTGTTCAACCCTGAAGCACTGGATGCTGATTTTGACCTGAATCCGCAAAAGCAACCGAGCCTTGCTGAAATGACCAAAGTAGCGATAGAGAAGTTGTCACAGAACGAGAACGGTTTTATTCTGATGGTCGAAGCAAGCCAGATTGACTGGTATGGTCATGATAACGATCCAGTGGGTATTATGAGTGAGACATTAGCGTTTGATAAAGCCTTTAAAGCCGCTGTTGATTTTGCAGAAAAAGACGGAAATACAGCAGTCTTATCGGTTTCGGATCATGCTACCGGCGGGCTCAATATGACGAACTATGATTCCACCAAAGACCTAGTCTCCGTGATGAAGAAAGCGAAGCATACCAGTTATTACATTGAAGGCAGTATTAATGAGAACAATTTCAAAAAGGTCCTGGCGGATAATTATGGACTTAGTGATCTAACCAAAGAAGAAGCGGATCAAGTCAGATTAGGAATGAAAGATAATCTTTCGCCGGTCATCGGTAAAATTTTGGGGGATAAAATAGGTGTAACCTTCTCTACGGATGATCACACATCGGAGGAAGTCGGGTTATTCGCCTACCATCCGGCTAATTTTAAACCGACTGATTTCGTGAACAGTGGTGTAATCCAGAATACGGATGTGAATAAGTATATTCAAGAAGTGACCGGACTCAATCTGGCGCAGCTTCAGGATACACTGTACGTATCCAGTGATAAATTCAAGGCCAAAGGAGCTACGATTACCCTAGATAAGACCGATAAGACTAATCCGGTGGTTGTAGTGAAAAAAGCAGGCCAAGTTCTCAAGCTGCCTATAGATAAAAATATCGCCATACAGGATGGCAAAACAACGAAACTAAATGTGCTGACGGTAATGATTAAAGATAAAGTGTGGATTTCGCAGGATGCTTTGGACTTGATTCTCTGA